A region of Porites lutea chromosome 13, jaPorLute2.1, whole genome shotgun sequence DNA encodes the following proteins:
- the LOC140922416 gene encoding uncharacterized protein — MERALGVEWCIESDAFKFRIELKDKPCTRRGILATISSIFDPLGLIAPVVLVGKQILQEICHGKDWDEPIEGEVLAKWGRWRSQLPLLGQLNIPRNFQPPDFGSIATAQLHNMSDASQVGYGQCSYLRLVDENGRIHCSLVMGKARVAPLKTVTIPRLELTAATVSVRVANMLKEELDYDGLQDFYWTDSKVVLGFINNESRRFQVYVANRVQFIRDHTSPDQWRYVESGSNPADEASRGMSAKEFMQRSQWIKGPDFLWQTEDHWPQQDSYENEVDHNSPDVKRVTANATVIEEHENMLSRFKRFSKWQVLKGAVALCMEYKRRLKMRASKADKRPLTVDGPQVNGRSRECEGCPATSFMVRDLEQAETEILKLVQANYFDKEIKILKDFQTQTGSVPKDRHHDKERKAVLKKSSSLNALDPYLDASRMLRVGGRIKKANLSDSLKNPVILPKTGHITELVLRHAHEKTHHSGRGLTLNELRSSGYWIMNGNAAVRHFISRCVTCRHLRGTFREQKMANLPSSRVEPAPQFSYCAVGYFGPWYVKEGRKEVKRYGALFTCLASRAVHIEVAHSMETDSFLQALRRFTCRKGPIRELRSDQGTNFVGAETS; from the coding sequence ATGGAGAGAGCATTGGGTGTAGAATGGTGCATTGAATCGGACGCATTCAAATTCAGGATAGAGTTGAAGGACAAGCCGTGCACCCGTAGGGGTATACTGGCAACTATAAGCTCGATCTTTGATCCTCTGGGGCTGATTGCGCCCGTCGTCCTTGTTGGAAAGCAGATACTTCAAGAGATCTGTCACGGAAAAGACTGGGACGAGCCAATCGAGGGAGAAGTTCTTGCCAAATGGGGAAGATGGAGAAGTCAGTTACCGCTATTAGGGCAGCTGAACATCCCAAGAAACTTTCAGCCCCCTGATTTTGGAAGCATTGCCACTGCTCAGCTACATAATATGTCAGATGCGTCTCAAGTCGGGTACGGACAATGTTCTTATCTCAGACTGGTTGATGAAAACGGAAGAATTCATTGTTCTCTTGTTATGGGGAAAGCTCGTGTTGCACCGTTGAAGACAGTCACTATTCCAAGACTTGAACTAACTGCCGCTACCGTTTCAGTAAGGGTTGCAAACATGCTAAAGGAAGAGTTAGACTATGACGGACTCCAAGACTTCTACTGGACCGATAGTAAGGTTGTCCTCGGGTTCATCAACAATGAATCTCGAAGATTCCAAGTGTATGTTGCAAATAGAGTGCAATTCATCCGTGACCACACTTCACCAGACCAGTGGCGCTACGTGGAGTCTGGATCCAACCCAGCAGATGAAGCATCGAGGGGGATGAGCGCTAAGGAGTTTATGCAAAGGTCGCAGTGGATTAAGGGCCCAGACTTCTTGTGGCAGACGGAAGATCACTGGCCTCAACAAGACTCATACGAAAACGAGGTCGACCACAATTCTCCTGACGTTAAAAGGGTTACCGCTAACGCGACAGTGATTGAAGAACATGAAAACATGTTAAGCAGATTCAAAAGATTCTCCAAGTGGCAAGTCCTAAAGGGCGCAGTTGCGCTTTGTATGGAATACAAACGACGTCTCAAGATGAGAGCCAGTAAAGCAGACAAGAGACCTCTAACTGTTGACGGTCCTCAAGTTAATGGACGAAGCCGTGAATGTGAAGGTTGCCCGGCTACTTCCTTTATGGTCAGAGACCTTGAACAAGCAGAAACAGAAATTCTCAAGCTGGTGCAAGCGAATTATTTCGATAAAGAAATCAAGATTCTGAAAGATTTCCAAACCCAGACCGGAAGTGTGCCTAAAGATCGTCATCATGATAAGGAAAGGAAAGCAGTTTTGAAGAAAAGTAGCAGCCTTAATGCCCTTGACCCATACCTGGATGCCAGCAGAATGTTGAGAGTCGGAGGACGGATAAAGAAGGCTAACCTCTCAGACAGTCTTAAAAACCCTGTCATCTTACCGAAGACTGGTCATATTACAGAGCTGGTCCTCCGTCACGCCCATGAGAAAACTCACCACAGCGGAAGAGGTCTCACCTTAAACGAACTTCGTTCGAGTGGTTACTGGATTATGAATGGAAATGCTGCGGTCAGACACTTCATATCAAGGTGCGTCACGTGTCGACATCTCCGTGGTACTTTTCGAGAACAGAAAATGGCCAACCTCCCAAGTTCCCGTGTTGAACCCGCGCCACAGTTTTCATACTGTGCAGTGGGCTACTTTGGTCCGTGGTATGTCAAAGAAGGCAGGAAAGAAGTTAAAAGGTACGGAGCCCTATTTACTTGTTTGGCCAGTCGTGCGGTACATATCGAAGTAGCCCACTCCATGGAAACAGATTCATTCTTACAAGCATTACGGCGCTTTACCTGTCGTAAAGGACCCATAAGAGAACTTCGCAGTGACCAAGGGACTAATTTTGTTGGGGCCGAAACGAGTTAA
- the LOC140922415 gene encoding uncharacterized protein: MESGNGQHEKPEASKKKTEERVVNVCTAICNVTDAGDVPVAMGIIPVWLYHKDNPNNKICVYALLDNASGGTFIKEDSLRRLGVKGSETKLLLTTMHGTQEVDTKAVDGLIASHFQENDVIVPLPRTYVRQRIAADRDEIPRPEELQGWSHLQMVRKHVPPYMEDVEIGLLIGLNCPSAVRPRDIVCGNENEPYAILKSNTEDNVNGYIIAKTETKERLTPQVVSRMFEVDFAEREHGVALSREDRQFLKIVEDGIHHRDDMHYEMPLPFREKNVQLPKNRPQAEQRLHGLKKRLQGDARYRADYVRFMTEIIEKGYARKVKVEELPHQEGKAWYLPHHGVYHPKKPGSIRVVFDCSARYQGESLNGHLLQGPDLTNKLTGVLTRFREEKVAFMADIEKIFFQVKVPREDQNFLRFLWWPNGDLTQEPQEYCMTVHLFGAGSSPGCSNFALKRTAEDGEREFGARAAETLRKNFYVDDALSSVPTEKDAVELVQAVKEMCAKGGFKLTKFVSNSRKVMMTNLLKTEQRRSRA; the protein is encoded by the exons ATGGAAAGTGGAAACGGCCAACATGAGAAACCGGAAGCCAGTAAAAAGAAAACGGAAGAGCGAGTCGTTAACGTGTGTACTGCAATTTGCAATGTGACAGATGCCGGTGATGTACCAGTTGCTATGGGTATTATCCCAGTATGGTTGTACCACAAGGACAATCCAAACAATAAGATATGTGTTTACGCCCTCCTTGATAATGCCAGTGGTGGAACATTCATTAAGGAAGACTCGTTAAGAAGGCTTGGTGTTAAAGGAAGTGAAACCAAACTTTTGCTCACTACTATGCATGGTACCCAAGAAGTCGATACTAAAGCGGTAGACGGGCTAATTGCTTCCCACTTTCAAGAAAACGACGTTATCGTACCCCTACCGAGAACCTACGTCAGACAACGGATTGCAGCAGATCGTGATGAGATTCCTCGTCCCGAAGAGCTGCAAGGATGGTCACATTTGCAGATGGTTAGGAAACACGTACCTCCTTACATGGAAGACGTAGAAATAGGACTCCTGATCGGACTAAATTGCCCTAGTGCAGTGCGACCAAGAGATATTGTTTGCGGCAATGAGAATGAACCCTATGCA ATTCTTAAGAGCAACACAGAGGATAACGTGAATGGGTACATCATTGCTAAGACAGAGACTAAGGAGCGGCTAACCCCTCAAGTGGTTTCTCGAATGTTTGAGGTGGACTTTGCTGAAAGGGAGCACGGAGTCGCATTATCAAGAGAAGACCGTCAGTTCCTGAAGATTGTagaagatggaatccatcataGAGATGACATGCATTACGAGATGCCTCTGCCCTTTAGAGAAAAGAATGTACAGCTACCCAAAAACCGTCCTCAAGCAGAGCAACGCCTGCACGGCCTTAAGAAGAGACTCCAAGGCGACGCAAGGTATCGTGCTGACTACGTCAGATTCATGACTGAAATCATAGAGAAGGGATATGCTCGAAAGGTCAAGGTTGAAGAGCTACCCCATCAAGAAGGAAAGGCCTGGTACTTACCTCACCACGGGGTTTACCACCCCAAAAAACCAGGCAGCATACGCGTAGTATTTGACTGTTCAGCTCGTTACCAGGGTGAATCGCTGAATGGCCACTTATTGCAAGGGCCCGATCTAACAAACAAGCTCACTGGGGTGCTCACAAGATTCAGAGAGGAGAAGGTAGCCTTCATGGCTGACatagagaaaattttttttcaagtcaaGGTTCCAAGGGAAGATCAGAACTTCCTTCGCTTCTTATGGTGGCCAAATGGAGATTTAACTCAAGAGCCTCAAGAGTACTGCATGACAGTGCACCTCTTTGGAGCTGGTTCATCTCCAGGGTGTTCTAACTTCGCCTTGAAACGTACAGCCGAAGACGGTGAAAGAGAGTTTGGTGCAAGAGCTGCCGAAACATTAAGGAAGAACTTTTACGTTGATGATGCTCTGAGTTCGGTACCGACAGAGAAGGACGCTGTAGAACTAGTACAAGCTGTTAAAGAGATGTGTGCAAAGGGAGGGTTCAAACTAACGAAATTTGTCAGCAACAGTAGAAAGGTGATGATGACGAACCTGCTGAAGACAGAGCAAAGGAGATCAAGGGCCTAG
- the LOC140922417 gene encoding uncharacterized protein: MDDEKIKAELLKENIDWIRNPATASNFGGVWERQIRSVRNIMAALMKQHGHSLNDESLRTLLCEAEAVVNSRPLTTETLSDPLSPLPLSPSTLLTGKTKLILPPPGKFQREDTYCKRRWRRVQHIANEFWNRWSKEYLQILQLRQKWTHKRRNLTEGDIVLLKDNNSCRNKWPMAKVFTTRRDDEGQVRSVTVLTGTGSVLDRPVNKLVLLLESPKDRPGIPDEEPEEL; encoded by the coding sequence ATGGATGATGAGAAAATTAAGGCAGAGTTGCTTAAGGAGAACATTGATTGGATCAGAAATCCTGCTACTGCAAGTAATTTCGGAGGCGTTTGGGAACGACAAATTCGGTCCGTGCGGAACATCATGGCAGCACTTATGAAACAGCATGGTCACAGCTTAAACGACGAATCGCTGCGAACTTTGTTATGTGAAGCTGAAGCTGTTGTCAACAGTCGTCCTCTGACTACCGAGACCTTAAGTGATCCGCTCTCACCGTTGCCACTATCACCAAGTACCCTTCTCACTGGTAAAACCAAGCTCATTCTCCCCCCTCCAGGAAAGTTTCAACGAGAAGATACTTACTGCAAACGTCGATGGAGGCGCGTACAGCATATTGCTAACGAATTCTGGAATAGATGGAGTAAAGAATATCTTCAGATCCTACAGTTGAGACAAAAGTGGACACACAAGAGAAGAAACCTCACGGAAGGCGACATTGTTCTATTAAAGGACAACAATTCTTGTAGGAATAAGTGGCCTATGGCTAAAGTGTTTACCACACGTCGTGATGATGAAGGCCAAGTCAGATCGGTGACTGTTCTAACCGGAACTGGATCAGTATTGGATCGACCAGTCAATAAACTTGTGCTGTTGCTAGAATCACCTAAGGATAGACCGGGAATCCCCGACGAGGAGCCTGAGGAACTGTGA